The following proteins are co-located in the Aggregatibacter aphrophilus ATCC 33389 genome:
- a CDS encoding glycosyltransferase family 9 protein, translated as MNILVIRNDKLGDFMLAWPAFAMLKASDSSLKLTALVPSYTVELARACPYLDDVIIDAPKNDKMAFQRVVNEIKAQQFDAMISFFSNTHNAKLAWKCRIPYRLAPATKWVQFFYNHRLTQRRSQSAKPEFEYNLDLARAFLRDHKIPVVEPHTPYLSFEQSAVDFQREFLCDQLKIDTSKKWIFLHSGSGGSANNLSLTQYAQLIQGLLRHLDVYVILTAGPNESEKARELAGLVQDPRVVIYDKNNGLVDFALSLACADLFIAGSTGPLHLSGALNVPTIGFYPSRRSATPLRWQPINDADKHLAFCPPNDKASQTDLSQIRIDEKLDEVIHFIAKVWNAVDKK; from the coding sequence ATGAACATATTGGTGATCAGAAACGATAAATTAGGCGATTTCATGTTAGCGTGGCCGGCGTTTGCGATGTTGAAAGCTTCGGATTCATCGCTAAAACTAACCGCACTTGTACCGTCTTACACCGTTGAACTGGCGCGCGCTTGCCCTTATCTGGATGATGTGATCATTGATGCACCAAAAAACGACAAAATGGCATTTCAGCGTGTCGTAAACGAGATCAAAGCACAGCAGTTTGATGCGATGATCAGCTTTTTTTCCAATACACATAACGCTAAATTAGCGTGGAAATGCCGTATTCCTTATCGCTTGGCGCCGGCCACCAAATGGGTGCAGTTTTTCTATAATCATCGTCTGACGCAACGTCGTTCTCAATCCGCCAAGCCGGAATTTGAATATAACTTGGATTTGGCCCGTGCGTTTTTACGCGATCACAAGATCCCTGTGGTTGAACCGCACACACCTTATCTTTCCTTTGAGCAAAGTGCGGTGGATTTTCAGCGTGAATTTTTGTGCGACCAACTCAAGATCGATACCTCGAAAAAATGGATTTTTCTACACAGCGGTTCAGGCGGTTCCGCCAATAATTTATCACTTACGCAATACGCTCAATTAATCCAAGGTCTCTTGCGCCATTTGGATGTCTATGTGATTTTAACCGCCGGTCCAAATGAAAGTGAAAAAGCCCGTGAATTGGCAGGACTGGTACAGGATCCTCGGGTGGTGATTTATGACAAAAATAATGGGTTGGTAGATTTTGCGCTTTCTTTAGCCTGTGCCGATTTATTTATCGCTGGGTCAACCGGACCGTTGCACTTAAGTGGCGCGTTAAACGTGCCGACCATCGGATTTTACCCAAGTCGTCGTTCTGCCACCCCTTTGCGTTGGCAGCCGATTAATGATGCCGATAAGCATTTAGCGTTCTGTCCGCCTAATGATAAAGCCAGTCAAACGGATTTGAGTCAAATTAGGATTGATGAAAAGTTAGATGAAGTTATTCACTTTATCGCGAAAGTGTGGAATGCGGTTGATAAAAAATAG
- the aspA gene encoding aspartate ammonia-lyase — protein sequence MTQYRKEVDLLGEREVPADAYWGIHTLRAVENFNISNVTISDVPEFVRGMVMVKKAAALANGELGAIPQNIAEAIVKACDEVLVNGKCLDQFPSDIYQGGAGTSVNMNTNEVIANLALEILGHKKGEYKYLDPMDHVNASQSTNDAYPTGFHIAVYNSVIKLLEKVAYLQQGFENKAKEFEKVLKMGRTQLQDAVPMTVGQEFKAFAVLMAEEVKHLKAAVAHLLEVNMGATAIGTGLNTPQGYVPSVVKHLSNVTGLHCTGSENLIEATSDCGDYVSVHGALKRTAVKLSKICNDLRLLSSGPRAGIKEINLPELQAGSSIMPAKVNPVVPEVVNQVCFKVIGNDTTVTFASEAGQLQLNVMEPVIVQAMFESIEILGNACVNLRDKCVDGITVNKETCENYVYNSIGIVTYLNPFIGHHNGDLVGKICAQTGKGVREVVLEKGLLTKEQLDDILSVENLMNPTYKAKLNK from the coding sequence ATGACACAATATAGAAAAGAAGTGGATTTATTAGGTGAACGTGAAGTTCCTGCAGATGCTTACTGGGGTATTCATACATTAAGAGCGGTGGAAAATTTTAACATTTCGAATGTCACCATTTCTGATGTACCGGAATTTGTTCGCGGTATGGTGATGGTGAAAAAAGCGGCAGCATTGGCGAATGGTGAACTAGGCGCCATTCCACAAAATATTGCAGAAGCAATTGTAAAAGCTTGTGATGAAGTGTTGGTGAACGGCAAATGTTTGGATCAATTCCCATCTGATATTTACCAAGGCGGTGCAGGCACTTCCGTCAATATGAACACCAATGAAGTGATTGCCAACTTAGCGTTAGAGATTTTAGGTCACAAAAAAGGTGAATATAAATACCTCGACCCAATGGATCATGTGAACGCTAGCCAATCCACCAACGATGCGTACCCTACCGGTTTCCACATTGCCGTGTACAACAGCGTGATCAAACTTCTCGAAAAAGTCGCTTATTTACAACAAGGTTTTGAAAATAAAGCGAAAGAATTTGAGAAAGTCTTGAAAATGGGACGTACCCAATTACAAGATGCGGTGCCAATGACCGTTGGTCAAGAATTTAAAGCGTTTGCAGTGTTAATGGCAGAAGAAGTGAAACACTTAAAAGCCGCTGTAGCACACTTGCTTGAAGTGAACATGGGCGCGACTGCAATCGGTACCGGTTTAAATACCCCACAAGGGTATGTGCCTTCTGTTGTAAAACATTTATCCAACGTTACCGGATTACATTGCACCGGTTCAGAAAACTTAATTGAAGCCACTTCTGACTGCGGTGATTATGTTTCCGTGCATGGCGCGTTAAAACGCACTGCGGTGAAATTGTCAAAAATCTGTAACGACTTACGTTTACTTTCTTCTGGCCCTCGTGCGGGTATTAAAGAAATCAACTTGCCTGAATTACAAGCCGGTTCTTCCATCATGCCGGCAAAAGTGAACCCGGTTGTGCCGGAAGTGGTTAACCAAGTGTGCTTCAAAGTGATTGGTAATGACACCACTGTCACCTTTGCCTCAGAAGCAGGTCAATTACAATTAAACGTGATGGAGCCGGTGATTGTACAAGCCATGTTTGAATCCATTGAGATTTTAGGCAACGCCTGTGTGAACTTACGCGATAAATGCGTTGATGGCATCACCGTAAACAAAGAAACTTGTGAAAACTATGTTTACAACTCCATCGGTATTGTCACTTACTTAAACCCATTCATCGGCCACCACAATGGCGACTTGGTGGGTAAAATTTGTGCACAAACCGGTAAAGGTGTGCGTGAAGTGGTCTTGGAAAAAGGCTTGTTAACCAAAGAACAATTGGATGACATCCTTTCCGTGGAAAACTTGATGAACCCAACTTACAAAGCCAAGTTAAATAAATAA
- a CDS encoding FxsA family protein codes for MPFIAFLFAVFLFIYAELSLLVWLGSHLGIMILILLLIGSSLLGIAIIRARGWYSLTRAKQQLKQGELPTDTLFSSLRWLVAGVLFVIPGFVTDIFACVLLSPFGRYIIHALIGNRFIFFRQNMFKTDRTFYHRHGDQRKDEDIIDAEFEKEVDEHKRLK; via the coding sequence ATGCCGTTTATCGCCTTTCTTTTCGCCGTTTTCCTGTTTATTTATGCCGAACTGAGCCTGTTAGTTTGGCTAGGAAGCCATTTGGGTATTATGATACTGATTCTGTTGCTAATTGGCTCCTCGTTACTGGGCATTGCCATCATTCGCGCTCGCGGTTGGTACAGCCTCACCCGTGCAAAACAACAGCTAAAACAAGGCGAATTGCCCACAGACACACTTTTCAGTTCCCTGCGTTGGCTTGTCGCCGGTGTGCTTTTTGTCATTCCCGGTTTCGTTACCGATATTTTCGCCTGCGTACTGTTAAGCCCGTTCGGTCGTTACATAATACATGCCTTAATCGGCAATCGATTTATATTCTTTCGTCAAAACATGTTTAAAACCGACCGCACTTTTTATCACCGCCACGGCGATCAGCGCAAAGATGAGGACATTATCGACGCAGAATTTGAAAAAGAAGTCGATGAGCATAAACGGTTAAAATAA
- a CDS encoding co-chaperone GroES → MKIRPLHDKVILKREDVETRSAGGIVLTGSAATKSTRAKVLAVGQGRILENGSVHPMHVKVGDTVIFNDGYGVKTEKIDGEEVLIISEGDILAIVEL, encoded by the coding sequence ATGAAGATTCGTCCATTACACGACAAAGTCATTTTAAAACGTGAAGATGTAGAAACCCGCTCTGCCGGTGGTATCGTATTGACAGGCTCCGCCGCAACCAAATCCACCCGCGCGAAAGTATTAGCGGTAGGCCAAGGACGCATTTTAGAAAACGGCTCCGTTCATCCAATGCACGTTAAAGTCGGCGACACCGTAATTTTCAACGATGGCTATGGCGTAAAAACAGAAAAAATCGATGGTGAGGAAGTGCTCATCATTTCCGAAGGCGATATTTTGGCGATTGTAGAATTGTAG
- the groL gene encoding chaperonin GroEL (60 kDa chaperone family; promotes refolding of misfolded polypeptides especially under stressful conditions; forms two stacked rings of heptamers to form a barrel-shaped 14mer; ends can be capped by GroES; misfolded proteins enter the barrel where they are refolded when GroES binds) codes for MAAKDVKFGNDARVKMLKGVNILADAVKVTLGPKGRNVVLDKSFGAPTITKDGVSVAREIELEDKFENMGAQMVKEVASKANDAAGDGTTTATVLAQAIVNEGLKAVAAGMNPMDLKRGIDKAVTAVVAELKSLSKPCETSKEIEQVGTISANSDSIVGQLIAQAMEKVGKEGVITVEDGTGLEDELDVVEGMQFDRGYLSPYFINKPETATVELDNPFILLVDKKISNIRELLPVLEGVAKAGKPLLIIAEDVEGEALATLVVNTMRGIVKVAAVKAPGFGDRRKAMLQDIAILTAGTVISEEIGMELEKATLEDLGQAKRVVINKDNTTIIDGIGDEAQIQGRVAQIRQQIEESTSDYDKEKLQERVAKLAGGVAVIKVGAATEVEMKEKKARVEDALHATRAAVEEGVVAGGGVALIRAASKVADLRGDNEEQNVGIKLALRAMEAPLRQIVANAGEEASVVASAVKNGEGNFGYNAGTEQYGDMIAMGILDPTKVTRSALQFAASVAGLMITTECMVTELPKDDKADLGAAGMGGMGGMGGMM; via the coding sequence ATGGCAGCAAAAGACGTAAAATTCGGCAATGATGCTCGAGTAAAAATGTTAAAAGGCGTAAATATTTTAGCCGACGCAGTAAAAGTCACTCTTGGTCCAAAAGGCCGTAACGTAGTGTTAGACAAATCTTTCGGCGCACCAACCATCACCAAAGACGGGGTGTCTGTGGCACGTGAAATCGAATTAGAAGATAAATTTGAAAACATGGGCGCACAAATGGTGAAAGAAGTTGCTTCTAAAGCCAATGATGCCGCCGGTGACGGTACAACCACTGCAACTGTTCTAGCGCAAGCCATCGTGAACGAAGGCCTAAAAGCCGTAGCGGCAGGCATGAACCCAATGGATTTAAAACGCGGTATTGACAAAGCGGTTACTGCCGTCGTTGCCGAACTTAAATCCCTTTCCAAACCTTGCGAAACCTCTAAAGAAATCGAACAGGTGGGTACCATTTCCGCAAACTCCGACAGCATTGTGGGTCAATTAATCGCACAAGCCATGGAAAAAGTGGGTAAAGAAGGCGTGATTACCGTCGAAGACGGCACCGGCTTAGAGGACGAATTGGATGTGGTTGAAGGTATGCAATTTGATCGCGGTTACCTTTCCCCATATTTCATCAACAAACCGGAAACCGCGACTGTAGAATTAGATAACCCATTCATTTTATTAGTAGATAAAAAAATCTCGAATATTCGTGAATTATTACCGGTACTAGAAGGCGTTGCAAAAGCAGGTAAACCGTTATTAATCATTGCTGAAGACGTAGAAGGCGAAGCGTTAGCGACATTGGTAGTGAACACCATGCGTGGCATCGTGAAAGTGGCTGCAGTGAAAGCACCGGGCTTTGGTGACCGTCGTAAGGCGATGTTACAAGATATTGCGATTTTAACTGCAGGTACTGTGATTTCTGAAGAAATCGGTATGGAGTTAGAAAAAGCCACTCTTGAAGATCTTGGTCAAGCGAAACGCGTTGTCATTAACAAAGACAACACCACAATCATCGACGGTATCGGCGATGAAGCGCAAATCCAAGGTCGTGTGGCGCAAATTCGTCAACAAATCGAAGAATCCACTTCCGACTACGACAAAGAAAAATTACAAGAACGCGTGGCGAAACTCGCCGGCGGTGTTGCGGTAATTAAAGTCGGCGCAGCAACGGAAGTAGAAATGAAAGAGAAAAAAGCCCGCGTGGAAGATGCGCTACACGCAACTCGTGCAGCTGTGGAAGAAGGCGTGGTTGCCGGTGGTGGTGTGGCGTTAATTCGCGCAGCCAGCAAAGTAGCAGACTTACGTGGTGACAACGAAGAACAAAACGTTGGTATTAAACTTGCCCTTCGCGCCATGGAAGCCCCATTACGTCAAATCGTAGCGAACGCGGGTGAAGAAGCCTCTGTAGTCGCAAGTGCGGTGAAAAACGGCGAAGGAAACTTTGGTTATAACGCAGGTACCGAGCAATACGGCGATATGATTGCGATGGGTATTTTAGATCCGACTAAAGTAACTCGCTCCGCATTACAATTCGCGGCTTCTGTCGCCGGTTTAATGATCACCACCGAGTGTATGGTGACCGAATTACCAAAAGATGACAAAGCTGACCTAGGTGCTGCCGGCATGGGAGGCATGGGAGGCATGGGCGGAATGATGTAA
- the folD gene encoding bifunctional methylenetetrahydrofolate dehydrogenase/methenyltetrahydrofolate cyclohydrolase FolD → MTAQIISGTQLSNQIKSNVAQQVSQYVERGKRAPGLAVILVGADPASQVYVASKRKSCTEIGITSKSYDLPETTTEQALLELIEELNQDNTVDGILVQLPLPKHIDSTKVIEKISPEKDVDGFHPYNVGRLCQRIPTLRACTPYGVMKLLETTGISFYGKHAVIVGASNIVGRPMALELLLAGCTVTVTHRFTEDLASHIRQADILVVAVGKPKFIKGEWIKEGAVVVDVGINRIDGKLVGDVEFEIAVERAAYITPVPGGVGPMTVAMLMQNTLSAYEKHENLV, encoded by the coding sequence ATGACCGCACAAATTATTTCAGGAACTCAGTTATCCAATCAAATAAAGTCTAATGTCGCTCAACAGGTTTCACAGTATGTCGAACGAGGGAAACGAGCGCCGGGATTAGCGGTGATTCTGGTGGGCGCCGATCCTGCCTCGCAAGTGTATGTCGCTAGCAAACGTAAAAGTTGTACTGAAATCGGCATCACGTCAAAATCTTACGACTTGCCGGAAACTACTACAGAGCAGGCATTGTTGGAACTCATTGAGGAGTTGAATCAAGATAATACGGTCGATGGCATTTTGGTTCAGTTGCCGTTGCCAAAACACATTGATAGTACCAAAGTGATTGAAAAAATTTCACCGGAAAAAGATGTGGATGGCTTTCACCCCTATAATGTCGGACGTTTATGTCAACGTATTCCGACATTGCGCGCCTGTACCCCTTACGGTGTGATGAAATTATTGGAAACCACCGGTATTTCTTTTTATGGCAAACATGCGGTAATTGTGGGGGCTTCCAATATCGTCGGTCGTCCAATGGCGCTCGAATTATTGTTGGCTGGTTGTACCGTCACGGTGACACACCGTTTCACCGAGGATTTAGCAAGTCATATTCGTCAGGCAGATATTTTAGTCGTTGCTGTGGGCAAGCCGAAATTTATTAAGGGTGAATGGATAAAAGAAGGTGCCGTGGTGGTGGATGTGGGCATTAACCGCATTGATGGCAAACTGGTTGGTGATGTGGAATTTGAGATTGCAGTCGAGCGCGCGGCTTATATTACGCCGGTGCCGGGTGGCGTTGGCCCGATGACGGTGGCAATGTTGATGCAAAATACCCTTTCCGCTTATGAAAAACACGAAAATTTAGTGTAA
- the asd gene encoding aspartate-semialdehyde dehydrogenase: MKNVGFIGWRGMVGSVLMERMQQENNFANINPVFFTTSQAGQAAPTFAGKDAGTLKDAFDINELKKLDIIVTCQGGDYTNEVYPKLKAAGWDGYWVDAASALRMEKDAIIVLDPVNQHVISEGLKNGVKTYVGGNCTVSLMLMALGGLFKQDLVEWISVATYQAASGAGAKNMRELLVQMGELNGEVKELLAQPHSSILDIERAVTAKMRDSDFPIDNFGAPLAGSLIPWIDKLWENGQTKEEWKGYAETNKILGLSDNPIPVDGLCVRIGALRCHSQAFTIKLKRDIPLAEIEQILASHNEWVKVIPNDKETTLRELTPTKVTGTLSVPVGRLRKLNMGPEYLAAFTVGDQLLWGAAEPIRRILVQLV, translated from the coding sequence ATGAAAAACGTTGGTTTTATCGGTTGGCGCGGAATGGTGGGTTCCGTTTTAATGGAACGTATGCAGCAAGAAAATAATTTTGCGAACATCAATCCGGTTTTCTTTACCACTTCTCAAGCAGGTCAGGCGGCGCCGACATTTGCCGGCAAAGACGCAGGCACGTTGAAAGACGCGTTTGATATTAACGAGTTGAAGAAGTTAGACATTATTGTCACTTGCCAAGGCGGTGATTACACCAACGAAGTGTATCCAAAATTAAAAGCGGCCGGTTGGGATGGCTATTGGGTGGATGCAGCGTCTGCATTGCGTATGGAAAAAGACGCCATCATCGTATTAGACCCGGTAAACCAACACGTGATTAGCGAAGGCTTGAAAAACGGCGTGAAAACCTATGTGGGCGGTAACTGTACGGTGAGCTTGATGTTAATGGCGTTAGGCGGCCTATTTAAACAGGATTTAGTAGAATGGATCTCAGTAGCGACTTACCAAGCTGCGAGTGGTGCAGGCGCTAAAAATATGCGTGAGTTGTTGGTACAAATGGGCGAGCTGAATGGTGAAGTCAAAGAGTTATTGGCACAACCGCATTCTTCCATTTTAGACATTGAGCGCGCCGTTACGGCAAAAATGCGTGACAGCGATTTCCCAATTGATAACTTCGGTGCACCATTGGCCGGCAGCTTGATTCCATGGATTGATAAACTTTGGGAAAACGGACAAACCAAAGAAGAGTGGAAAGGTTACGCAGAAACCAACAAAATTCTTGGCTTAAGCGACAACCCGATTCCGGTAGACGGCTTGTGTGTACGTATCGGTGCTTTACGTTGCCACAGCCAAGCCTTCACCATTAAATTAAAACGTGATATTCCGTTAGCGGAAATCGAGCAAATTTTAGCGTCTCACAATGAATGGGTGAAAGTGATTCCGAACGACAAAGAAACCACATTACGCGAGTTAACGCCAACCAAAGTTACCGGCACATTAAGCGTTCCGGTCGGCCGTTTACGTAAGCTCAATATGGGACCTGAATATTTAGCGGCGTTTACCGTGGGTGACCAATTGTTATGGGGCGCGGCAGAACCGATTCGTCGTATTTTGGTGCAGTTGGTTTAG
- the dapF gene encoding diaminopimelate epimerase, with the protein MQFSKMHGLGNDFMVVDAVTQNVYFPTETIKRLADRHRGIGFDQLLVVEPPYDPELDFHYRIFNADGSEVAQCGNGARCFARFVTLKGLTNKKDIAVSTQKGKMVLSVKEDGNVRVNMGEPVWEPNKIPFTANKFEKNYILRTTVQTVLCGAVSMGNPHCVVQVEDIQTANVQQLGPLLENHERFPERVNAGFMQVVNRKHIKLRVYERGAGETQACGSGACAAVAVGIMQGVLDNEVQVDLPGGSLTIEWQGEGHPLYMTGSATHVYDGVIYL; encoded by the coding sequence ATGCAATTTTCCAAAATGCACGGGCTGGGCAATGATTTTATGGTGGTGGATGCGGTCACGCAGAATGTTTATTTTCCCACAGAAACCATCAAACGCTTGGCAGATCGTCATCGTGGTATTGGTTTTGATCAGCTGTTGGTGGTGGAACCGCCTTATGATCCCGAACTGGATTTTCATTATCGTATTTTTAATGCGGACGGTAGTGAAGTGGCGCAATGCGGTAACGGCGCGCGTTGCTTTGCCCGTTTTGTCACATTAAAAGGCTTAACCAATAAAAAAGACATCGCCGTGAGCACGCAAAAAGGCAAGATGGTACTTAGCGTGAAAGAGGATGGCAATGTGCGGGTGAATATGGGCGAACCTGTTTGGGAGCCGAACAAAATTCCATTTACTGCCAATAAATTCGAGAAAAATTATATTTTGCGCACGACGGTGCAAACTGTGTTGTGTGGCGCAGTGTCTATGGGCAATCCGCATTGCGTGGTACAGGTGGAAGACATTCAGACCGCCAATGTGCAACAACTCGGCCCCTTGTTGGAAAACCACGAACGCTTCCCGGAACGGGTCAATGCAGGATTTATGCAAGTGGTAAACCGCAAACACATTAAGTTACGTGTGTATGAGCGCGGCGCAGGTGAAACCCAAGCGTGCGGAAGCGGTGCTTGTGCGGCTGTCGCGGTAGGCATTATGCAAGGCGTATTGGACAACGAAGTACAGGTGGATTTGCCCGGCGGTAGTTTAACCATTGAATGGCAAGGCGAAGGTCATCCGCTTTACATGACGGGTAGCGCCACTCACGTTTACGACGGTGTGATTTATTTATAA
- the xerC gene encoding tyrosine recombinase XerC, with protein MQNALQRYWTYLKIERQVSPHTLSNYRRQLVRVIEILQHAGIQQWQQVTPSVVRFVIAQSHKDGLHEKSLALRLSALRRFLSYLVQLGELKVNPATGISAPKQAKHLPKNIDTEQVQQLLANDSKEPIDIRDRAIIELLYSSGLRLSELQGLNLNSINIRVREVRVIGKGNKERVVPLGRYASHAIQQWLKVRLLFNPKDEALFVSQLGNRMSHRAIQMRLETWGIRQGLNSHLNPHKLRHSFATHMLEASSDLRAVQELLGHSNLSTTQIYTHLNFQHLAEVYDSAHPRAKRKK; from the coding sequence ATGCAAAACGCACTACAGAGATATTGGACTTATCTGAAAATTGAACGCCAAGTCAGCCCGCATACGTTAAGCAACTATCGGCGTCAGTTAGTACGTGTTATCGAAATTTTACAGCATGCCGGCATTCAACAATGGCAACAAGTCACGCCAAGTGTAGTTCGTTTTGTAATAGCACAAAGCCACAAAGACGGCTTACATGAAAAAAGTTTGGCGCTACGCCTGTCTGCATTACGACGGTTTTTAAGTTATTTGGTGCAACTTGGAGAACTGAAAGTCAACCCGGCCACCGGTATTTCCGCGCCGAAACAAGCCAAGCATTTACCGAAAAATATTGACACCGAGCAAGTGCAACAGCTACTTGCCAACGACAGCAAAGAGCCCATCGATATTCGCGATCGTGCCATCATTGAATTACTGTATAGCTCAGGCTTGCGTTTATCGGAATTACAAGGGCTAAACCTCAACAGTATTAACATCCGTGTGCGTGAGGTGCGGGTGATTGGTAAAGGCAACAAAGAACGGGTGGTACCGCTGGGACGTTACGCCTCCCACGCCATTCAACAATGGCTCAAAGTGCGGTTATTATTTAATCCGAAAGATGAGGCGCTATTTGTCAGCCAGTTAGGTAATCGTATGTCGCATCGTGCTATTCAAATGCGCTTGGAAACCTGGGGCATTCGGCAAGGATTAAATAGCCATTTGAACCCGCATAAACTGCGCCATTCTTTTGCCACTCATATGTTGGAAGCCAGCTCCGATTTGCGTGCGGTGCAAGAATTATTAGGTCATAGCAATCTGTCCACCACGCAAATTTATACCCACCTGAATTTCCAACATTTGGCGGAAGTTTATGACTCTGCCCACCCACGAGCAAAACGTAAAAAATAA
- the yigB gene encoding 5-amino-6-(5-phospho-D-ribitylamino)uracil phosphatase YigB has product MIFYRTLMPFQVMSFDLDDTLYDNTQVIANAEAEFIRFVQTHGGITDFDQESWCVWKQHTAKQDPLLQEDVTLWRTQSLQALLATRQKSAVEISDISSQAMKYFLHWRHQITVPTQSLEILKRLKQRYKLVAITNGNVDPTRIGLDHFDVILRGGEHGRAKPHTDLFSQTACYFNIPTHQILHVGDNLITDVQGAMQAGCQSVWLNSSEKSIYQFNEARILPTIEMADLVGLLALYA; this is encoded by the coding sequence ATGATTTTCTACCGCACTTTAATGCCCTTTCAGGTGATGAGTTTTGATCTCGACGACACGCTATATGACAACACACAAGTGATTGCCAACGCGGAAGCCGAATTTATTCGGTTTGTGCAGACCCATGGCGGCATAACGGATTTTGATCAAGAATCATGGTGCGTTTGGAAACAACATACCGCAAAGCAAGATCCGTTGTTACAGGAAGATGTGACCTTGTGGCGAACGCAAAGTTTACAGGCGCTATTGGCTACGCGGCAAAAAAGTGCGGTGGAAATTTCCGATATTTCTTCGCAGGCAATGAAATATTTTTTACATTGGCGTCATCAAATAACCGTACCGACACAAAGTCTTGAGATTCTGAAACGGCTTAAACAACGTTATAAATTAGTTGCCATTACCAACGGCAATGTGGATCCGACGCGTATCGGGCTCGATCATTTCGATGTCATTCTCCGTGGCGGCGAACATGGACGAGCCAAGCCCCACACTGATTTATTCAGCCAAACTGCCTGTTATTTTAATATTCCGACGCATCAGATTTTGCATGTTGGCGATAACCTTATCACCGATGTTCAAGGCGCCATGCAGGCCGGTTGCCAATCGGTATGGTTAAATTCAAGCGAAAAATCCATTTATCAATTTAATGAGGCACGTATTTTACCCACAATAGAAATGGCGGATTTGGTAGGGTTATTAGCGTTATACGCTTAA
- a CDS encoding beta-ketoacyl synthase chain length factor, with the protein MTQTICQFSFNVSCWNIVCNKTLSEHDWKLGYQHWQQNCTNFADFAPKLEFLPPLKRRRLSDSARLIFEAAWTLVDEQSNLPVVYASANSEINRNFSLWYSLLTEGDVSPTSFSLSVHNALIGQWSELRKVTAETTALMANKDNLEIALLEAYLLLKEGAERVLVIVAESPLEQSYDVQPVVRQPFSYALALVMETGEQYQLSFCAQPPEGEAVVDTALEWVKNQYLNQAKWCTPNSTGGSWSWQKN; encoded by the coding sequence ATGACTCAAACTATTTGTCAATTTTCATTTAATGTCAGCTGTTGGAATATCGTTTGTAATAAAACATTAAGTGAGCATGATTGGAAATTAGGCTATCAACATTGGCAACAAAATTGCACAAATTTTGCCGATTTTGCGCCTAAACTTGAATTTTTACCGCCACTTAAACGCCGTCGTTTAAGTGATTCAGCCCGTTTGATTTTTGAAGCGGCTTGGACGTTGGTTGATGAACAATCCAATTTACCGGTGGTTTATGCCTCAGCAAATAGTGAGATTAATCGTAATTTTAGCTTATGGTATTCACTTTTAACGGAAGGCGATGTTTCTCCGACATCTTTTAGCTTATCGGTACATAATGCGTTAATCGGGCAATGGTCGGAATTGCGTAAGGTAACGGCGGAAACCACTGCATTAATGGCCAATAAAGATAATTTGGAAATCGCATTACTGGAAGCCTATTTATTACTCAAAGAAGGCGCCGAACGCGTATTGGTCATTGTTGCCGAATCGCCTTTAGAACAGAGTTATGATGTGCAACCCGTAGTACGTCAGCCGTTCAGTTATGCCTTAGCACTGGTTATGGAAACCGGCGAGCAATATCAACTCAGTTTTTGTGCCCAACCGCCGGAAGGTGAAGCCGTTGTTGATACGGCATTAGAGTGGGTAAAAAATCAGTATCTCAACCAGGCTAAATGGTGCACACCAAATAGTACCGGAGGATCTTGGTCATGGCAAAAAAACTAA